A genomic segment from Frateuria edaphi encodes:
- a CDS encoding RNA pyrophosphohydrolase, producing the protein MIDADGYRPNVGIVLLNGDGQLFWARRVSHDGWQFPQGGMRSDETPLEAMYRELAEETGLAPEHVQVIASTRGWLRYRLPNRYVRHHQRPTCIGQKQVWFLLRLVGGEDALKLDACDKPEFDIWRWVDFWYPAVHVVNFKRQVYERALRHFAPLVEELLSVQLGALPRAPEGTRPGDRAVA; encoded by the coding sequence ATGATCGACGCGGATGGCTATCGCCCCAACGTAGGCATCGTGCTGCTCAACGGCGATGGCCAGCTGTTCTGGGCCCGCCGCGTCAGCCACGATGGCTGGCAGTTCCCGCAGGGCGGCATGCGCAGCGACGAAACCCCGCTGGAGGCCATGTATCGCGAACTGGCGGAAGAGACCGGGCTTGCGCCGGAGCACGTCCAGGTCATCGCCAGCACCCGCGGCTGGCTGCGCTACCGCCTGCCCAACCGCTACGTGCGCCACCACCAGCGACCCACCTGCATCGGCCAGAAGCAGGTGTGGTTCCTGCTGCGCCTGGTCGGCGGCGAGGACGCACTCAAGCTGGACGCCTGCGACAAACCGGAGTTCGATATCTGGCGCTGGGTCGACTTCTGGTATCCGGCCGTGCACGTGGTCAATTTCAAGCGCCAAGTGTATGAACGCGCGCTTCGCCACTTCGCACCGCTGGTGGAGGAGCTGCTGAGCGTCCAGCTCGGCGCCCTCCCGCGCGCGCCGGAGGGCACCCGTCCAGGCGATCGCGCAGTCGCCTGA
- the erpA gene encoding iron-sulfur cluster insertion protein ErpA, whose amino-acid sequence METLVSIPDYRQANAPLVFTAAAARKVHELIVEEGNPALKLRVYISGGGCSGFQYGFTFDEAQAEDDFALDREGVTLLVDPLSLQYLAGAEIDYAESLSGAQFVIRNPNAKTTCGCGSSFST is encoded by the coding sequence ATGGAAACCCTCGTTTCGATTCCCGATTACCGCCAAGCCAACGCGCCACTGGTCTTCACCGCGGCCGCCGCGCGCAAGGTGCACGAACTGATCGTCGAGGAGGGCAACCCGGCGCTGAAGCTGCGCGTGTACATCAGCGGCGGCGGCTGCTCGGGCTTCCAGTACGGGTTCACCTTCGACGAGGCCCAGGCCGAGGACGATTTCGCACTCGATCGCGAAGGCGTCACCCTGCTGGTCGATCCGCTGTCCCTGCAGTACCTCGCCGGCGCGGAGATCGACTACGCGGAGAGCCTCTCGGGTGCCCAGTTCGTCATCCGCAACCCCAACGCCAAGACGACCTGCGGCTGCGGCTCCTCGTTCTCGACCTGA
- the queD gene encoding 6-carboxytetrahydropterin synthase QueD, which translates to MHIHKVFQIEAAHRLPNVPAGHKCARLHGHSFRIEIHVEGEPDPIQGWVMDFADVKAAFAPLFEQLDHHYLNEIDGLENPTSEMLARWIFRRLDPQLPGLDRVVVHETCTSGASCSRRSF; encoded by the coding sequence ATGCACATCCACAAAGTGTTCCAGATCGAGGCGGCACACCGGCTGCCCAACGTGCCGGCCGGGCACAAGTGCGCGCGACTGCACGGGCATTCGTTCCGCATCGAGATCCACGTCGAAGGCGAGCCGGACCCAATCCAGGGATGGGTGATGGACTTCGCCGACGTCAAGGCAGCTTTCGCGCCGCTGTTCGAGCAGTTGGATCACCACTATCTCAACGAGATCGACGGGCTGGAAAACCCGACCAGCGAGATGCTGGCGCGCTGGATCTTCCGTCGCCTCGATCCGCAGCTGCCAGGGCTTGACCGGGTGGTGGTGCATGAGACCTGCACATCGGGCGCGAGCTGCAGCCGACGCAGCTTCTGA
- a CDS encoding bactofilin family protein — protein sequence MFNRRRTDRADGSNDTSLIARGTVIRGDLRFSGALHLDGRIEGTVLADGEDAVFTVSEYGQVQGDIHVPHVIVNGAVQGDIHAGERLELAPLARITGDVHYRTLEMAGGAQVNGRMSHRVEAVARELPSPSQPDAELDEAVPA from the coding sequence ATGTTCAACCGACGCCGCACCGACCGTGCCGACGGTAGCAACGACACCAGCCTGATCGCCCGCGGCACGGTGATCCGCGGCGACCTGCGCTTCAGCGGCGCGCTGCACCTGGATGGCCGCATCGAGGGCACCGTGCTGGCCGACGGCGAGGACGCCGTGTTTACCGTGAGCGAGTACGGCCAGGTGCAGGGCGACATCCACGTGCCGCACGTGATCGTCAACGGCGCCGTGCAGGGCGACATCCACGCCGGCGAGCGGCTGGAGCTGGCACCGCTGGCGCGCATCACCGGCGACGTGCACTACCGCACGCTGGAAATGGCCGGCGGTGCGCAGGTGAACGGGCGCATGAGCCATCGCGTGGAAGCGGTCGCGCGCGAGCTGCCGTCGCCGTCGCAGCCGGATGCCGAACTCGACGAGGCCGTGCCGGCCTGA
- the bfr gene encoding bacterioferritin, with product MKGDAKVIEYLNKVLYNELTAINQYFLHYRMFKDWGYGELAEHEYKESIEEMKHADRLIERILFLDGLPNLQHLGKLRIGENVLECIQGDLDLELAAAIDLRAAIAHSEGIADYVSRDLFKNILHDEEEHIDWLETQLNLVKDIGAERYLQSKMGS from the coding sequence ATGAAAGGCGACGCCAAGGTCATCGAGTACCTCAACAAGGTGCTCTACAACGAGCTGACCGCGATCAACCAGTACTTCCTGCATTACCGGATGTTCAAGGACTGGGGCTACGGCGAGCTGGCCGAGCACGAGTACAAGGAATCGATCGAGGAGATGAAGCACGCCGATCGCCTGATCGAGCGCATCCTGTTCCTCGATGGCCTTCCGAACCTACAGCACCTGGGCAAGCTGCGCATCGGCGAGAACGTGCTCGAATGCATCCAGGGCGACCTCGACCTGGAGCTGGCCGCCGCGATCGACCTGCGTGCGGCGATCGCGCACAGCGAAGGCATCGCCGACTACGTCAGCCGCGACCTGTTCAAGAACATCCTGCATGACGAGGAAGAGCACATCGACTGGCTCGAAACCCAGCTCAACTTGGTCAAGGACATCGGCGCCGAGCGCTATCTGCAGAGCAAGATGGGCAGCTGA
- a CDS encoding beta-lactamase induction protein codes for MALSLLAALIALGLLHLLPQLAQWRGDGVFRGWVRQLDDTAGRGRVLLTLVVPAVLCLLLAELLGQLPFGSFLQLAFAVVVLLYGLGPRPFEADLEAILHAPDPVARHIAAQRLAEPGGQVAWNAHALGEAVALAALRRRFGVLFWFFVLGPAGALLYRLAQALGRDDTLALDAASRRHAHYVANALDWLPAQMLVFTLALVGHWDAVMAAWHRWRLHAAPTSWYTDGPDFLAAAACADIEVEIEAGDGYVEERSDPLLELARMRSAFLRALLAWLSVVALIVLGGWLT; via the coding sequence ATGGCCCTCAGCCTGCTCGCCGCCCTTATCGCCCTCGGCCTTTTGCATCTATTGCCGCAGCTGGCGCAATGGCGGGGCGATGGCGTGTTCCGCGGCTGGGTGCGGCAATTGGACGACACCGCCGGGCGCGGACGCGTGCTGCTGACACTGGTGGTGCCCGCCGTGCTCTGCCTGCTGCTGGCCGAACTGCTCGGCCAGCTGCCGTTTGGCAGCTTCCTGCAGCTGGCCTTCGCGGTCGTCGTGTTGCTCTACGGGCTCGGCCCGCGCCCCTTCGAGGCGGATCTGGAAGCGATCCTGCACGCACCCGATCCGGTCGCCCGCCACATCGCCGCGCAGCGTCTGGCCGAACCGGGCGGGCAGGTCGCCTGGAACGCGCACGCGCTGGGCGAAGCCGTGGCGCTCGCCGCACTGCGTCGGCGCTTCGGGGTGTTGTTCTGGTTCTTCGTGCTGGGGCCCGCCGGTGCGCTGCTTTACCGGCTCGCGCAGGCGCTGGGCCGCGATGACACGCTGGCGCTGGACGCCGCCAGCCGCCGTCACGCGCACTACGTCGCCAATGCGCTGGACTGGTTGCCCGCGCAGATGCTGGTTTTCACGTTGGCGCTGGTCGGCCACTGGGATGCGGTAATGGCCGCCTGGCATCGCTGGCGCCTGCATGCGGCGCCCACCAGCTGGTATACCGACGGCCCGGATTTCCTGGCGGCCGCGGCCTGCGCCGACATCGAGGTGGAGATCGAAGCCGGCGACGGTTATGTCGAGGAGCGCAGTGACCCGCTGCTGGAACTGGCGCGCATGCGCAGCGCGTTCCTGCGGGCGTTGCTGGCGTGGCTGAGCGTGGTCGCGCTGATCGTGCTGGGCGGCTGGCTGACCTGA
- the purD gene encoding phosphoribosylamine--glycine ligase: MKVLVIGSGGREHALAWKLKQSPRVSEVIVAPGNAGTARERGVRNADVAMNDLDGLLKLAKAEKVELTVVGPEVPLVAGVVDRFRAAGLRIFGPRAVAAQLEGSKAFAKDFLLRHNIPTARYAVFNELDAALAYVRQQGAPIVIKADGLAAGKGVVVALTLADAEQALHDMLGGHVFGNASARVVIEEFLDGEEASYIVMSDGSHALPMASSQDHKRRDEGDLGPNTGGMGAYSPAPVVNAAVEQRILKEVIEPTLRGMAAEGAPFIGFLYAGLMIDKSGAPKVIEFNVRFGDPETQPIMLRLKSDLIELIEAALDGELHHTRAQWDSRPSIGVVVAAEGYPGRVRSGDPIGGLDGAFDPTVKVFHAGTKLDEQGRAATAGGRVLTVCALGSDLAAAREHAYEAVSKIHFNGAFCRRDIAHRALRRGT, encoded by the coding sequence ATGAAGGTTCTGGTGATCGGCAGCGGCGGGCGCGAGCATGCACTGGCGTGGAAGCTCAAGCAGTCGCCGCGGGTCAGCGAGGTGATCGTCGCTCCCGGCAACGCCGGCACCGCGCGCGAGCGTGGCGTGCGCAATGCCGACGTGGCGATGAACGACCTCGACGGCCTGCTCAAGCTGGCCAAGGCCGAGAAGGTCGAGCTCACCGTGGTCGGTCCCGAGGTGCCGCTGGTGGCCGGCGTGGTCGACCGCTTCCGTGCCGCCGGCCTGCGCATCTTCGGACCACGTGCGGTCGCTGCCCAGCTGGAAGGCTCCAAGGCCTTCGCCAAGGACTTCCTGCTCCGCCACAACATTCCGACCGCGCGCTACGCGGTGTTCAACGAACTCGACGCTGCGCTCGCCTACGTGCGCCAGCAGGGTGCGCCGATCGTGATCAAGGCCGACGGTCTGGCCGCCGGCAAGGGCGTGGTCGTGGCGCTGACCCTCGCCGACGCCGAGCAGGCGCTGCACGACATGCTCGGTGGCCACGTCTTCGGCAACGCTTCCGCGCGCGTGGTGATCGAGGAATTCCTCGACGGCGAGGAAGCGAGCTACATCGTGATGAGCGACGGCAGCCACGCGCTGCCGATGGCCTCCAGCCAGGACCACAAGCGCCGCGACGAGGGCGACCTCGGCCCGAACACCGGTGGCATGGGCGCCTACTCGCCGGCGCCGGTGGTCAACGCCGCGGTCGAGCAGCGCATCCTCAAGGAAGTGATCGAGCCGACCCTGCGCGGCATGGCCGCCGAGGGCGCGCCGTTCATCGGCTTCCTCTATGCGGGCCTGATGATCGACAAATCCGGCGCGCCCAAGGTGATCGAATTCAACGTGCGCTTCGGCGATCCGGAAACCCAACCGATCATGCTGCGCCTGAAGTCCGACCTGATCGAGCTGATCGAGGCCGCGCTGGACGGCGAGCTGCACCACACCCGCGCGCAGTGGGACAGCCGTCCCTCGATCGGCGTGGTGGTGGCGGCCGAGGGCTATCCCGGCCGCGTGCGCAGTGGCGACCCGATCGGCGGGCTCGATGGCGCCTTCGATCCCACGGTGAAGGTGTTCCATGCCGGTACGAAACTCGACGAGCAGGGCCGCGCCGCCACCGCCGGGGGACGCGTGCTGACCGTCTGCGCGCTGGGAAGCGATCTTGCCGCTGCACGTGAACACGCCTACGAGGCGGTTTCCAAGATCCATTTCAACGGCGCGTTCTGCCGGCGCGACATCGCGCACCGGGCGCTGCGGCGCGGGACCTGA
- a CDS encoding TonB-dependent receptor — translation MSRRYLVWALCYAAIGMALGIYMAASHNHGQLVTHAHVLMVGFVVSLVYGIIHRLWLDMPRRALAMTQFVLHQAAAAVLLVGLFLLYGGKATEATLGPLLGIGSIGVLLGMLLMLYMVVRPGTARSAEPGAPDRAAA, via the coding sequence ATGAGCCGGAGATATCTGGTGTGGGCGTTGTGCTATGCCGCGATCGGCATGGCTTTGGGCATCTACATGGCCGCATCGCACAACCACGGGCAACTGGTGACGCACGCCCATGTGCTGATGGTCGGCTTCGTGGTTTCGTTGGTCTACGGCATCATCCACCGGCTGTGGCTGGACATGCCCCGACGCGCCCTCGCCATGACCCAGTTCGTGCTGCACCAGGCCGCGGCGGCCGTGCTGCTGGTCGGCCTTTTCCTGCTTTATGGCGGCAAGGCGACCGAAGCGACGCTGGGGCCATTGCTGGGCATCGGCTCGATCGGCGTGCTGCTGGGCATGCTGCTGATGCTCTACATGGTGGTGCGTCCGGGCACGGCGCGCAGCGCCGAACCCGGTGCGCCGGACCGCGCAGCCGCCTGA
- a CDS encoding DUF6776 family protein gives MASRPPPRFVVRPHDEASLRRRRLWLGVAWLASLLLTGAVVGVLAWRTTPAAVDHREAKQLAAQNEQLKQQIANLERAQQVTDIATQSLRGTLTERDEEINGLRADLGFYSRLVGGNAQREGLKVQEVQLRPVNGSHAWNLALSLTQNAKRGSDVSGIVTLSVEGVRGDKVVAMDWSQLGDAAQKDGLPFRFRYFQQLHATFMLPADFKPTRLRIRVKPEDGDAVDRAVAWSDALSGNLTTIEGGN, from the coding sequence ATGGCTTCACGCCCGCCTCCGCGCTTCGTCGTGCGCCCGCACGATGAGGCCAGCCTGCGCCGCCGCCGGCTGTGGCTGGGCGTGGCCTGGCTGGCCAGTCTGCTGCTGACCGGAGCCGTGGTCGGCGTGCTGGCTTGGCGTACCACGCCCGCCGCGGTCGATCATCGCGAAGCGAAGCAACTGGCTGCGCAAAACGAGCAGCTCAAGCAGCAGATCGCCAATCTCGAACGCGCGCAACAGGTCACCGACATCGCGACCCAATCCTTGCGCGGCACGCTCACCGAGCGCGACGAAGAGATCAATGGCCTGCGAGCGGACCTCGGCTTCTATTCGCGCCTGGTCGGCGGCAACGCGCAGCGCGAGGGGCTCAAGGTGCAGGAAGTGCAGCTGCGTCCGGTAAATGGCTCGCATGCCTGGAACCTTGCGCTCAGCCTGACGCAGAACGCCAAGCGCGGCAGCGATGTCAGCGGCATCGTCACGCTCAGCGTGGAAGGCGTGCGCGGCGACAAGGTGGTGGCGATGGACTGGTCGCAACTGGGCGATGCCGCGCAGAAGGACGGCCTGCCCTTCCGCTTCCGCTATTTCCAGCAGTTGCATGCCACGTTCATGCTGCCGGCCGATTTCAAGCCGACGCGGCTGCGCATCCGTGTCAAACCCGAGGATGGCGACGCCGTCGACCGCGCCGTGGCGTGGAGCGACGCGCTGTCGGGCAACCTCACTACGATCGAAGGGGGAAACTGA
- a CDS encoding L-threonylcarbamoyladenylate synthase, with translation MTACFTLAECDAAAALMRRGGVLAYPTEAVYGLGCDPRDQDAFERLFALKQRPPTQGVLLIAADFSQVERYIDRARVPADVMAQVKASWPGPNTWIFPRTAEVPPWVAGAHAGIALRVTAHAPAAALCRAWGGALVSTSANPHGSPPARSAQQVLDYFGDALDGVLDAPLGGQERPTVIRDALTGAIIRA, from the coding sequence ATGACGGCGTGTTTCACCCTGGCCGAATGCGACGCTGCCGCCGCGCTGATGCGGCGCGGCGGCGTCCTGGCCTACCCGACCGAGGCGGTCTACGGCCTGGGCTGCGATCCGCGCGACCAGGATGCCTTCGAACGGCTGTTCGCGCTCAAGCAGCGACCGCCCACCCAGGGCGTGTTGCTGATCGCCGCCGACTTCAGCCAGGTCGAGCGCTACATCGACCGGGCCCGGGTGCCGGCCGACGTCATGGCGCAGGTGAAGGCCAGCTGGCCCGGGCCGAACACGTGGATCTTCCCCCGCACCGCGGAAGTGCCGCCCTGGGTGGCCGGCGCGCATGCGGGCATCGCCCTGCGCGTCACCGCCCATGCACCCGCCGCCGCGTTGTGCCGCGCCTGGGGCGGCGCGCTGGTATCGACCAGCGCCAACCCGCACGGCTCGCCGCCCGCGCGAAGCGCGCAGCAGGTGCTCGATTACTTCGGTGATGCGCTCGACGGCGTGCTCGATGCCCCGCTCGGCGGCCAGGAACGTCCCACGGTGATCCGCGATGCCCTCACCGGCGCTATCATCCGGGCCTGA
- the nudC gene encoding NAD(+) diphosphatase, producing the protein MAAAVTNIFAGLSLVLDRMAERRDHEAWLLEQAGCGEVRYLLLDPSGDSYLLREAEGLRWLSEAERRELFAGVPVSLLGVAQGCPHFLLALDEDQPLDSLEERLAARRIGLREAGLRLSAAEAGLFAYAKGLAHWQRETRFCSGCGAPLVRVAAGHRMQCTSAACGRLHFPRTDAAIITIVEHEGACLLGRQASWPKGRWSALAGFVEPGESLEDAVRREVAEEAGVRVGAVHYHSSQPWPLPASLMIGFIASALDPAINLRDGELEEARWFTPAQIIEGLADGSFATPTRLSVSYQLLAHWLRERAGLELDAFTADPLKERTRA; encoded by the coding sequence ATGGCCGCTGCCGTCACCAACATCTTTGCCGGCCTGAGCCTGGTGCTCGACCGCATGGCCGAACGCCGCGACCACGAAGCGTGGCTGCTAGAACAGGCCGGTTGTGGAGAGGTGCGCTACCTCCTGCTCGATCCCTCCGGCGACAGCTACCTGCTGCGCGAAGCCGAGGGCCTGCGCTGGCTGAGCGAAGCCGAGCGGCGCGAACTGTTCGCCGGAGTGCCCGTCAGTCTGCTCGGTGTCGCGCAGGGTTGTCCGCATTTCCTGCTCGCGCTGGACGAGGACCAGCCACTGGACTCGCTGGAAGAGCGTCTGGCTGCGCGCCGCATCGGCCTGCGTGAAGCGGGCCTGCGCCTGTCCGCCGCCGAGGCGGGGTTGTTCGCCTACGCCAAGGGCCTAGCGCACTGGCAGCGCGAGACGCGCTTCTGCAGCGGCTGCGGCGCGCCGCTCGTGCGGGTCGCCGCAGGCCACCGCATGCAGTGCACCAGCGCGGCGTGCGGACGCCTCCACTTCCCGCGCACCGACGCGGCGATCATCACCATCGTCGAGCACGAAGGCGCCTGCCTGCTCGGTCGCCAGGCAAGCTGGCCGAAGGGCCGCTGGTCGGCGCTGGCCGGCTTCGTCGAGCCGGGCGAATCGCTCGAAGACGCCGTGCGCCGCGAAGTAGCCGAGGAGGCCGGCGTGCGCGTGGGCGCGGTGCATTACCACTCCTCGCAGCCGTGGCCTTTGCCGGCCTCGCTGATGATCGGCTTCATCGCCAGCGCGCTGGACCCCGCGATCAACCTGCGCGACGGCGAGCTGGAAGAAGCGCGTTGGTTCACACCCGCGCAGATCATCGAGGGCCTGGCCGATGGCAGTTTCGCCACGCCGACGAGGCTGTCGGTGTCTTATCAGCTGCTGGCGCATTGGTTGCGCGAGCGTGCAGGGCTGGAGCTGGACGCGTTCACGGCCGACCCGCTGAAGGAGCGCACTCGGGCGTGA
- a CDS encoding MFS transporter: MSQFNLLGQRRFAPFFWTQALGAFNDNAFRNALVMLVAFQMGLDDRSVSLYTNLAPALFILPFFLFSATAGQLAEKYEKTRIIRAVKLFEIGAMALAAIGFHTHDTILLLVVLFLMGLHSTTFGPIKYAILPQALEPVELVGGNGLVEMGTQLAMLIGMIAGNSLMLVAGIGPWLASVATIAVAVAGYIASRRIPSAPATAPDLKFNWNPMSETARVLGILRRDRAVFNAVLGISWFWFFGTVLIAQLPNYTRETLGGDGSVNTLVLTLFSIGTGVGALLCERMSGRRVEIGLVPLGAFGLTVFGVDLYFARHGAALVQGLDWLAFLHGAGSWRVALDLTLIGVFAGFYVVPLFAFVQARAPREQLSRVIAGNNIINALLIVLAAGFGLGLGALGFDAVETFLAAALLNVLVAAYIFTLVPEFPMRFITWVLVNTLYRVRVEGARHVPEEGPALLVCNHVSFMDPLLLMANLRRPARFVMYYRIFNIPLLRFVFRTARAIPIAGQKEDPAVLAAAYEAIDQALAAGEVVCIFPEGGLTRDGEIGAFRPGVLRILERRQVPVVPMALRGLWGSVWSRRDTRLGRARLPRRFRARVELVIDAPVASERLRLDVLEARVRELRGTLA; the protein is encoded by the coding sequence ATGAGCCAATTCAACCTGCTCGGCCAGCGCCGCTTCGCCCCGTTCTTCTGGACGCAGGCGCTGGGCGCGTTCAACGACAATGCCTTCCGCAACGCGCTGGTGATGCTGGTGGCGTTCCAGATGGGGCTGGACGACAGGAGCGTGTCGCTCTACACCAACCTCGCGCCGGCGCTGTTCATCCTGCCGTTCTTCCTGTTCTCGGCCACCGCCGGACAGCTGGCGGAGAAGTACGAGAAGACGCGCATCATCCGCGCGGTGAAGTTGTTCGAGATCGGCGCCATGGCGCTGGCGGCGATCGGCTTCCACACACACGACACCATCCTGCTGCTGGTGGTGCTGTTCCTGATGGGCCTGCACTCGACCACCTTCGGGCCGATCAAGTACGCGATCCTGCCGCAGGCGCTCGAGCCCGTTGAGCTGGTCGGCGGCAACGGGCTGGTCGAGATGGGCACGCAGCTGGCGATGCTTATCGGCATGATCGCCGGCAATTCGCTGATGCTGGTGGCCGGCATCGGGCCATGGCTGGCATCGGTCGCGACCATCGCCGTGGCGGTGGCCGGTTATATCGCCAGTCGACGCATCCCTTCCGCGCCGGCCACGGCGCCGGATCTGAAGTTCAACTGGAATCCGATGAGCGAAACCGCGCGCGTCCTCGGCATCCTGCGGCGCGACCGCGCGGTGTTCAACGCGGTGCTGGGCATTTCCTGGTTCTGGTTTTTCGGCACGGTGCTGATCGCGCAGCTGCCCAACTACACGCGCGAGACCCTGGGTGGCGATGGTTCGGTCAACACGCTGGTCCTGACCCTGTTCTCGATCGGCACCGGCGTGGGCGCGCTGCTGTGCGAGCGGATGTCCGGCAGACGCGTGGAGATCGGCCTGGTGCCGCTGGGCGCCTTCGGACTGACCGTGTTCGGCGTGGACCTTTACTTCGCGCGGCATGGCGCGGCGCTGGTGCAGGGGCTCGACTGGCTGGCTTTCCTGCACGGCGCGGGCAGCTGGCGGGTGGCGCTGGACCTCACCCTGATCGGTGTGTTCGCCGGCTTCTACGTGGTGCCGCTGTTCGCCTTCGTGCAGGCGCGCGCGCCGCGCGAGCAGCTCTCGCGCGTGATCGCGGGCAACAACATCATCAACGCACTGCTGATCGTGCTGGCGGCGGGTTTCGGGCTGGGCCTGGGTGCGCTGGGCTTCGATGCGGTGGAGACGTTCCTTGCCGCTGCGCTGCTCAACGTGTTGGTGGCGGCGTACATCTTCACGCTGGTGCCCGAGTTCCCGATGCGCTTCATCACCTGGGTGCTGGTGAACACGCTCTACCGCGTGCGCGTCGAAGGTGCGCGCCACGTGCCGGAGGAAGGCCCGGCGCTGCTGGTGTGCAACCACGTCAGCTTCATGGACCCGCTGCTGCTGATGGCCAATCTGCGCCGCCCCGCGCGCTTCGTCATGTACTACCGGATATTCAACATTCCGCTGCTGCGGTTCGTGTTCCGCACCGCCAGGGCGATCCCGATCGCCGGTCAGAAGGAGGACCCGGCGGTGCTGGCGGCGGCTTACGAGGCGATCGACCAGGCGCTCGCCGCCGGCGAGGTGGTGTGCATCTTCCCCGAAGGCGGGCTCACACGCGATGGCGAGATCGGGGCGTTCCGGCCGGGCGTGCTGCGCATTCTGGAACGGCGGCAGGTGCCGGTGGTGCCGATGGCGCTGCGCGGGTTGTGGGGAAGCGTGTGGAGCCGGCGCGACACCCGGCTGGGACGCGCGCGCCTGCCGCGGCGATTCCGCGCGCGGGTCGAGCTGGTGATCGATGCGCCGGTCGCATCCGAACGGTTGCGGCTGGACGTGCTGGAAGCACGCGTGCGCGAATTGCGTGGCACGCTGGCGTAG
- a CDS encoding AMP-binding protein, whose amino-acid sequence MAIVYDTFQREAPQRLALLHADTPARVLAWRDGAPVSAAQFLAHVRQVAATLPGAGAAVNLCEDRYAFLLAFCAIVLRGQTNLLPSSRAPQAVDEVMAAHPGCYALGEQVLDPAPVGYHRLPALSAPPLEEEVESWPQIPADQVVAIGYTSGSTGVPSANLKTWRSFHASNAGNLSMLRVAVGDSFGVIATVPPQHMYGMEMSVVLPLLGGIGVHAGRPFFPADVAAALADVPEPRVLVTTPVHLRALVDSGIALPPLSAMVSATAPMPTELAQAAEERFGAPLLEVFGSTETCVFASRRTTREADWTLYPDVHLHPQPDGTQVDAPQLDAPRLLADIVSLSADGRAFRLRGRQADMLEIAGKRASLGDLTRRLLAIPGVQDGVVFQLDGGDTLGVHRIAALAVAPELDEHAILDILRRGIDPVFLPRPLLKVAALPRNETGKLPRAALLELLDRHHTHP is encoded by the coding sequence TTGGCCATCGTTTACGACACGTTCCAGCGCGAGGCGCCGCAGCGCCTGGCGCTGCTGCATGCAGACACGCCCGCGCGCGTGCTGGCATGGCGCGATGGCGCACCGGTCAGCGCGGCGCAGTTCCTGGCCCACGTGCGCCAGGTCGCCGCCACGTTGCCGGGCGCCGGCGCGGCGGTGAACCTGTGCGAAGACCGCTACGCCTTCCTGCTCGCCTTCTGCGCCATCGTGCTGCGCGGCCAGACCAACTTGCTGCCTTCCTCGCGCGCCCCGCAGGCGGTCGACGAGGTGATGGCGGCGCATCCGGGTTGCTACGCGCTGGGCGAGCAGGTGCTCGATCCGGCACCGGTCGGGTACCACCGGTTGCCGGCATTGTCGGCCCCGCCGCTGGAGGAGGAGGTCGAGAGCTGGCCGCAGATCCCGGCGGATCAGGTGGTGGCGATCGGCTACACCTCCGGTTCCACCGGGGTGCCCAGCGCCAACCTCAAGACCTGGCGCAGCTTCCACGCCAGCAACGCGGGTAACCTGTCGATGCTGCGCGTGGCGGTCGGCGACAGCTTCGGGGTGATCGCCACGGTGCCGCCGCAACACATGTACGGCATGGAGATGAGCGTGGTGCTGCCGCTGCTGGGCGGCATCGGTGTGCACGCGGGACGGCCGTTCTTTCCCGCCGACGTCGCCGCAGCACTCGCCGACGTGCCCGAGCCGCGCGTGCTGGTGACCACCCCGGTTCACCTGCGTGCGCTGGTCGACTCGGGCATCGCGCTGCCGCCGCTGTCGGCGATGGTGTCGGCCACCGCGCCGATGCCGACCGAACTGGCGCAGGCGGCCGAGGAGCGCTTCGGCGCACCGCTGCTGGAAGTGTTCGGTTCCACGGAAACCTGCGTGTTCGCCAGCCGGCGCACGACCCGCGAGGCGGACTGGACCCTGTATCCGGACGTCCATCTCCACCCGCAGCCCGACGGCACCCAGGTGGACGCGCCGCAGCTGGACGCACCGCGGCTGCTGGCCGACATCGTCAGCCTGTCGGCGGACGGCCGTGCCTTCCGCCTGCGCGGGCGTCAGGCCGACATGCTGGAAATCGCCGGCAAGCGTGCGTCGCTGGGTGACCTGACCCGCCGTCTGCTAGCCATTCCCGGCGTCCAGGACGGTGTGGTGTTCCAGCTCGACGGCGGCGACACGCTCGGCGTGCACCGCATCGCCGCGCTGGCGGTGGCGCCGGAACTGGACGAGCACGCGATCCTCGACATCCTGCGCCGGGGGATCGACCCGGTATTCCTGCCGCGTCCGTTGCTGAAGGTCGCTGCCCTGCCGCGCAACGAGACCGGCAAGCTGCCGCGCGCGGCGCTGCTGGAGCTGCTCGACCGCCACCACACGCATCCGTAG
- a CDS encoding (2Fe-2S)-binding protein: protein MRGMYICLCNAVTDGDIRRAVADGVRTFSELQARTGCSDCCGCCEPEARATLETALAQVAFPLPLVTA, encoded by the coding sequence ATGCGCGGCATGTACATCTGCCTCTGCAACGCCGTGACCGACGGCGATATCCGCCGCGCCGTCGCCGATGGCGTGCGCACCTTCTCCGAGCTGCAGGCGCGCACCGGCTGCTCCGACTGCTGTGGCTGCTGCGAACCCGAGGCACGCGCCACGCTCGAGACCGCCCTGGCACAGGTGGCGTTCCCGCTGCCGCTGGTCACCGCCTGA